A portion of the Streptomyces coeruleoprunus genome contains these proteins:
- a CDS encoding ABC transporter ATP-binding protein: MLQLDGVTVRFGPRTALDGVDLTVADQEIVCVLGPSGSGKSTLLRVVAGLQPADAGRVLLGGADQTGVPVHRRGVGLMFQDHQLFPQRDVAGNVAFGLRMHGVSRAERGARVAELLDLVGLPGADRRAVAALSGGEQQRVALARALAPRPRLLMLDEPLGQLDRGLRERLVTELRGLFGRLGTTVLAVTHDQGEAFALADRVVVMNEGRIAQAGTPLEVWQRPASEFVARFLGFDNVVAATVSGEAADTVWGKVPLPADTVQGPARLLVRPAGVVLGDPADGLRCTVEGRTFRGHHVAVRLRPDDPAAPPLEAECALRDAPAEGAAVGVTFTPDEVVVLG; this comes from the coding sequence ATGCTTCAGCTCGACGGTGTGACGGTGCGCTTCGGTCCCCGGACCGCGCTGGACGGCGTGGACCTGACGGTCGCCGACCAGGAGATCGTGTGCGTCCTCGGGCCGAGCGGCAGCGGCAAGTCGACCCTGTTGCGGGTCGTCGCCGGGCTCCAGCCGGCCGACGCGGGCCGGGTCCTGCTGGGCGGCGCCGACCAGACGGGCGTGCCCGTCCACCGGCGGGGCGTGGGCCTGATGTTCCAGGACCACCAGCTGTTCCCGCAGCGGGACGTGGCCGGCAACGTCGCCTTCGGGCTGCGCATGCACGGTGTGTCGCGGGCGGAGCGGGGCGCCCGGGTGGCGGAACTCCTCGACCTCGTCGGGCTGCCGGGCGCCGATCGGCGGGCGGTCGCCGCGCTGTCGGGCGGCGAGCAGCAGCGCGTCGCGCTGGCCCGGGCGCTGGCGCCGCGGCCGCGGCTGCTGATGCTGGACGAGCCGCTGGGGCAGCTGGACCGGGGGTTGCGCGAGCGGCTGGTCACGGAGCTGCGGGGGCTGTTCGGGCGGCTCGGTACGACGGTGCTGGCGGTCACGCACGACCAGGGCGAGGCGTTCGCGCTGGCCGACCGGGTGGTCGTGATGAACGAGGGGCGCATCGCCCAGGCGGGCACGCCGCTGGAGGTGTGGCAGCGGCCCGCGTCCGAGTTCGTGGCCCGGTTCCTGGGCTTCGACAACGTGGTCGCGGCGACCGTGTCCGGCGAGGCCGCCGACACGGTGTGGGGCAAGGTGCCGCTGCCCGCGGACACGGTGCAGGGCCCCGCCCGGCTGCTGGTGCGGCCCGCGGGCGTGGTGCTCGGCGACCCGGCGGACGGGCTGCGCTGCACGGTCGAGGGCCGCACCTTCCGCGGCCACCACGTGGCGGTACGGCTCCGCCCGGACGACCCGGCCGCCCCGCCCCTGGAGGCGGAGTGCGCCCTGCGGGACGCGCCGGCCGAGGGGGCCGCCGTCGGGGTGACGTTCACTCCGGACGAGGTCGTCGTTCTCGGCTGA
- a CDS encoding ABC transporter permease: MVLARPEVGTRPGEGGRAARGGLVRGALLLVPAAFFALFFAYPVAAIVGRGLAADGVWRFDRLGEVLSRPDILDVLWFTTWQALASTALTLLVALPGAYVFARFEFPGKQLLRAVVTVPFVLPTVVVGTAFLALLGRGGLLDGLWGVRLDTTVWAILLAHVFFNYAVVVRTVGGLWAQLDPRQEEAARVLGASRFGAWRRVTLPALAPAVAAAALMVFLFTYTSFGVVVILGGPGYRTLEAEIYRQTAQLLDLPTAAVLTLVQFAAVAGILAVHAWTVRRREATLRLVDPARTAHRPRGAGQWALLGGVLASVALLLLLPLGVLVARSLDESGGLGYYRALQSAEAGGGTFLVPPLEAVANSLQYALAATAIAVVVGGLAAAALTRRAGRLVRGFDALLMLPLGVSAVTVGFGFLIALDEPPLDLRSAWILVPLAQALVGVPFVVRTMLPVLRAVDVRLREAAAVLGASPLRAWREVDLPMVRRALLIAAGFAFAVSLGEFGATVFIARADRPTLPVAVARLLGRPGALNYGQAMALSTILMVVCAVALLLLERVRRADRTGEF, from the coding sequence GTGGTCCTCGCTCGTCCTGAAGTAGGGACACGGCCCGGCGAAGGCGGCCGGGCCGCCCGGGGCGGCCTGGTGCGGGGGGCACTGCTGCTCGTACCGGCCGCCTTCTTCGCCCTGTTCTTCGCCTACCCCGTGGCCGCGATCGTCGGCCGCGGGCTGGCGGCGGACGGCGTGTGGCGGTTCGACCGGCTCGGCGAGGTGCTGAGCCGGCCGGACATCCTCGACGTGCTGTGGTTCACCACCTGGCAGGCCCTCGCCTCCACGGCGCTCACCCTGCTCGTGGCGCTGCCCGGCGCGTACGTCTTCGCCCGCTTCGAGTTCCCCGGCAAGCAGCTGCTGCGGGCCGTGGTCACGGTGCCGTTCGTGCTGCCGACCGTCGTCGTGGGCACGGCCTTCCTCGCCCTCCTCGGGCGGGGCGGGCTCCTCGACGGGCTGTGGGGCGTGCGGCTCGACACGACGGTGTGGGCGATCCTCCTCGCCCATGTCTTCTTCAACTACGCGGTGGTCGTACGGACCGTCGGCGGGCTGTGGGCGCAGCTCGACCCCCGTCAGGAGGAGGCAGCCCGGGTGCTCGGCGCGTCGCGGTTCGGCGCGTGGCGGAGGGTGACCCTGCCCGCGCTCGCCCCGGCCGTCGCCGCGGCCGCGCTGATGGTGTTCCTGTTCACGTACACGTCGTTCGGTGTGGTCGTGATCCTGGGCGGGCCCGGCTACCGCACGCTGGAGGCGGAGATCTACCGGCAGACGGCGCAGCTGCTCGACCTGCCGACCGCCGCCGTGCTCACCCTGGTGCAGTTCGCCGCCGTCGCCGGCATCCTGGCCGTCCACGCCTGGACCGTACGGCGCCGGGAGGCCACGCTCCGGCTCGTCGACCCGGCCCGCACGGCGCACCGGCCGCGCGGCGCCGGACAGTGGGCGCTCCTCGGCGGCGTCCTCGCCTCCGTGGCGCTGCTGCTCCTGCTGCCGCTCGGCGTGCTGGTCGCCCGGTCGCTCGACGAGTCGGGGGGCCTCGGCTACTACCGGGCGCTGCAGTCCGCCGAGGCGGGCGGCGGCACGTTCCTGGTGCCGCCGCTGGAGGCCGTGGCGAACTCGCTTCAGTACGCGCTGGCCGCGACCGCGATCGCCGTGGTCGTCGGGGGGCTCGCCGCCGCCGCGCTGACCCGGCGGGCCGGGCGGCTCGTGCGGGGCTTCGACGCGCTGCTGATGCTGCCGCTCGGGGTCTCCGCGGTCACCGTCGGCTTCGGGTTCCTCATCGCGCTGGACGAGCCGCCGCTGGATCTGCGCTCGGCGTGGATCCTGGTGCCGCTGGCGCAGGCGCTGGTGGGTGTGCCGTTCGTCGTACGGACGATGCTGCCGGTGCTGCGAGCGGTCGACGTGCGGCTGCGGGAGGCCGCGGCCGTGCTCGGCGCGTCGCCGCTGCGCGCGTGGCGGGAGGTCGACCTGCCGATGGTGCGGCGGGCGCTGCTGATCGCCGCCGGGTTCGCGTTCGCGGTGTCGCTCGGCGAGTTCGGCGCGACCGTGTTCATCGCCCGCGCCGACCGGCCCACGCTGCCGGTGGCCGTGGCGCGGCTGCTCGGCCGGCCCGGCGCCCTCAACTACGGGCAGGCGATGGCCCTGTCCACGATCCTGATGGTGGTGTGCGCGGTGGCGCTGCTGCTGCTCGAACGCGTCCGCCGCGCGGACCGCACGGGGGAGTTCTGA
- a CDS encoding thiamine ABC transporter substrate-binding protein: MSTTKKITVGAVAAALGVTTLTACGDDSGGGSGGAKPKTVTLVSHDSFNASGAVLKEFTKQTGYTVKVLKSGDAGEAVNKAVLTKGAPQGDVFFGVDNTLLSRALDNDLFEPYEAKGLDRVREPFQLDKGKHRVTPVDFGDICVNYDKKYFADKKLAPPQTFEDLAKPAYRDLLVVENPERSSPGLGFLLGTAAAYGDTGWQDYWKRLKANGVKVVDSWEIAYNQEFSGSSGGKKAKADRPLVVSYASSPPAEVLYGEPQPKTAPTGVSTGTCFRQIEFAGLLKGAKNPDGGKALLDFLIGKTFQEDMPLNMFVHPVAKDARLPELFTQHGVVIDKPQTMAPEKIAENRDQWIQSWSSLVLK, translated from the coding sequence GTGAGCACCACCAAGAAGATCACCGTCGGGGCGGTCGCCGCCGCGCTGGGCGTCACGACGCTCACGGCCTGCGGCGACGACTCCGGCGGCGGGAGCGGCGGCGCGAAGCCGAAGACCGTGACGCTCGTCAGCCACGACTCGTTCAACGCGTCCGGCGCCGTGCTGAAGGAGTTCACGAAGCAGACCGGCTACACGGTCAAGGTCCTCAAGAGCGGCGACGCCGGCGAGGCCGTCAACAAGGCCGTGCTGACCAAGGGTGCCCCGCAGGGCGACGTCTTCTTCGGCGTCGACAACACCCTGCTGTCGCGGGCCCTCGACAACGACCTGTTCGAGCCGTACGAGGCGAAGGGCCTCGACCGGGTGCGCGAGCCGTTCCAGCTCGACAAGGGCAAGCACCGCGTCACGCCCGTCGACTTCGGCGACATCTGCGTCAACTACGACAAGAAGTACTTCGCCGACAAGAAGCTCGCGCCGCCGCAGACCTTCGAGGACCTGGCCAAGCCCGCGTACCGGGACCTCCTCGTGGTCGAGAACCCCGAGCGGTCCTCGCCCGGTCTGGGCTTCCTGCTCGGGACGGCCGCCGCGTACGGGGACACGGGCTGGCAGGACTACTGGAAGCGGCTCAAGGCGAACGGCGTCAAGGTCGTCGACAGCTGGGAGATCGCCTACAACCAGGAGTTCTCCGGCTCCTCCGGCGGCAAGAAGGCCAAGGCCGACCGGCCGCTCGTCGTGTCGTACGCGTCCAGCCCGCCCGCCGAGGTGCTCTACGGCGAGCCGCAGCCGAAGACGGCCCCGACCGGGGTGTCCACCGGCACGTGCTTCCGCCAGATCGAGTTCGCCGGTCTCCTCAAGGGCGCCAAGAACCCCGACGGCGGCAAGGCCCTCCTCGACTTCCTGATCGGCAAGACCTTCCAGGAGGACATGCCGCTGAACATGTTCGTGCACCCGGTCGCCAAGGACGCCCGGCTGCCCGAGCTGTTCACGCAGCACGGCGTGGTGATCGACAAGCCGCAGACCATGGCGCCCGAGAAGATCGCCGAGAACCGTGACCAGTGGATCCAGTCGTGGTCCTCGCTCGTCCTGAAGTAG
- the rlmN gene encoding 23S rRNA (adenine(2503)-C(2))-methyltransferase RlmN, whose protein sequence is MPKPGELTFVAPRGAKKPPRHLADLTPAERKEAVAAIGEKPFRAKQLSQHYFARYAHDPAEWTDIPAAAREKLAGELLPELMTVVRHISCDDDTTRKTLWRLHDGTLVESVLMRYPDRVTMCISSQAGCGMNCPFCATGQAGLDRNLSTAEIVHQIVDGMRALRDGEVPGGPARLSNIVFMGMGEPLANYNRVVGAIRRLTDPEPDGLGLSQRGITVSTVGLVPAMLRFADEGFKCRLALSLHAPDDELRDTLVPVNTRWKVREVLDAAWEYAEKSGRRVSIEYALIRDINDQAWRGDLLGRLLKGRRVHVNLIPLNPTPGSKWTASRPEDEKAFIEAIAAHGVPVTVRDTRGQEIDGACGQLAASER, encoded by the coding sequence ATGCCCAAGCCCGGAGAACTCACTTTCGTCGCGCCCCGCGGAGCCAAGAAGCCCCCGCGGCACCTCGCCGACCTCACACCCGCCGAGCGCAAGGAGGCCGTCGCCGCCATCGGCGAGAAGCCGTTCCGCGCCAAGCAGCTGTCCCAGCACTACTTCGCGCGGTACGCCCACGACCCCGCCGAGTGGACCGACATCCCCGCCGCCGCCCGCGAGAAGCTCGCCGGTGAGCTGCTGCCGGAGCTGATGACCGTCGTGCGGCACATCTCGTGCGACGACGACACCACCCGTAAGACGCTGTGGCGGCTGCACGACGGGACGCTCGTCGAGTCGGTGCTGATGCGCTACCCCGACCGCGTCACCATGTGCATCTCGTCGCAGGCCGGGTGCGGGATGAACTGCCCGTTCTGCGCCACCGGCCAGGCCGGTCTCGACCGGAACCTGTCGACCGCGGAGATCGTGCACCAGATCGTCGACGGAATGCGCGCCCTGCGCGACGGCGAGGTCCCGGGCGGCCCGGCGCGGCTGTCGAACATCGTGTTCATGGGCATGGGGGAGCCGCTCGCCAACTACAACCGGGTCGTCGGCGCGATCCGCCGCCTCACCGACCCGGAGCCGGACGGCCTCGGCCTGTCGCAGCGCGGTATCACGGTCTCCACGGTCGGCCTGGTCCCGGCGATGCTGCGCTTCGCCGACGAGGGCTTCAAGTGCCGTCTGGCCCTGTCGCTGCACGCCCCGGACGACGAGCTGCGCGACACGCTGGTACCGGTCAACACGCGCTGGAAGGTCCGCGAGGTCCTGGACGCGGCGTGGGAGTACGCGGAGAAGTCCGGGCGCCGCGTGTCCATCGAGTACGCGCTGATCCGCGACATCAACGACCAGGCGTGGCGGGGCGACCTCCTCGGCCGGCTCCTCAAGGGCAGGCGGGTGCACGTCAACCTGATCCCGCTGAACCCGACGCCCGGCTCGAAGTGGACGGCGTCCCGGCCCGAGGACGAGAAGGCGTTCATCGAGGCGATCGCCGCGCACGGCGTGCCGGTCACCGTCCGCGACACCCGCGGTCAGGAGATCGACGGCGCCTGCGGGCAGCTCGCCGCCTCCGAGCGGTGA
- a CDS encoding phosphatidate cytidylyltransferase, producing MNDASWGAPPRGGYWGPPDQGLAPAAPAGPAYDEQAAQQTRPMPIVPDVPAGGDQDDHDRGAARLSGPLFRDEMSQEPMPSEPPEPAQPQGRSQHKQQRQKKQAGRDLRAAIGVGVGLGAVILASLFVLKDVFVGVVVVAVVVGLWELTSRLQERKQIKAPLVPLAVGGAAMVVAGYVRGAEGAWVAMALTALAVLVWRMTEPPEGYLRDVTAGVFAAFYVPFLATFVALMLAADDGPYRVLTFLVLTIVSDTGAYAVGWRFGKHKLAPRISPGKTREGLLGAVAFAMVAGALCVEFLIDGGTWWHGLLLGLAVAVSATLGDLGESMIKRDLGIKDMGTLLPGHGGIMDRLDSLLPTAPVVWLLLVLFVGAG from the coding sequence ATGAACGACGCTTCCTGGGGGGCCCCGCCACGAGGCGGATACTGGGGTCCGCCCGACCAGGGGCTCGCTCCGGCGGCCCCGGCGGGTCCCGCATACGATGAGCAGGCCGCCCAGCAGACTCGGCCCATGCCCATCGTGCCCGACGTCCCCGCCGGCGGGGACCAGGACGACCATGACCGGGGGGCCGCTCGGCTGAGCGGTCCCCTGTTCCGTGACGAGATGTCGCAGGAGCCCATGCCCTCGGAACCACCGGAGCCCGCCCAGCCGCAGGGTCGTTCACAGCACAAGCAGCAGCGGCAGAAGAAGCAGGCCGGGCGTGATCTGAGGGCGGCCATAGGGGTCGGCGTCGGCCTCGGCGCGGTGATCCTCGCGTCGCTGTTCGTCCTGAAGGACGTGTTCGTCGGTGTCGTGGTCGTCGCCGTCGTCGTGGGCCTGTGGGAGCTGACGTCCCGGCTGCAGGAGCGCAAGCAGATCAAGGCGCCGCTCGTGCCGCTCGCCGTGGGCGGTGCGGCGATGGTCGTCGCGGGATACGTGCGGGGCGCCGAGGGCGCCTGGGTGGCGATGGCGCTGACCGCGCTGGCGGTGCTGGTGTGGCGGATGACCGAGCCGCCCGAGGGCTATCTGCGGGACGTCACGGCGGGTGTGTTCGCCGCGTTCTACGTGCCGTTCCTGGCGACGTTCGTGGCGCTCATGCTGGCCGCGGACGACGGGCCGTACCGGGTGCTGACGTTCCTGGTGCTGACGATCGTCAGCGACACGGGCGCGTACGCGGTCGGGTGGCGGTTCGGGAAGCACAAGCTGGCGCCGCGGATCAGCCCCGGGAAGACCCGGGAGGGTCTGCTGGGGGCGGTGGCGTTCGCGATGGTGGCGGGTGCGCTGTGCGTGGAGTTCCTCATCGACGGCGGCACGTGGTGGCACGGTCTGCTGCTGGGGCTGGCGGTCGCGGTCAGCGCGACGCTGGGCGACCTCGGCGAGTCGATGATCAAGCGGGACCTCGGCATCAAGGACATGGGCACGCTGCTCCCGGGGCACGGCGGCATCATGGACCGGCTGGACTCGCTGCTGCCGACGGCGCCGGTGGTGTGGCTGCTGCTGGTGCTGTTCGTGGGGGCCGGCTGA